TAGTCATAATTCTTCCAATAGGAGTTGCTCTGATGATTGCAACTCTTTTTATGTCTATCCAACTGAGATACATGTGGACCAAAGAAATTGGATACAAAGATTTATTCTTTTGGCATTTATTAACCCCAGCTTTGAGTAATAAGAGAAGTTCAATGCATTATGCCTTCCTTAGGTTCCTGGATATGTGTAtttattgctgttatttttctaGCCAAGGAGATGGGCTGCACGAATATGAGACAGTATTACACCCTGAAAACATACTTATCAGTAGAAAACAGGATATAATGCATTAAAAACAGAGGCTGTTTGAATGTCAAGGTCTCATTAAACACAAAAGAGGAACAAACCTGGGAGGGCAGGGTGGGTAGGAGACGATGGTTATTCTCCTAGAATAGAAACCTCTCTGAGCTTACAATGTCCGTTAAAGAACAGGTCTTAACACAGACACAGATCTGACAcccagataattttctttttctgatttaaacTGTTAGAAGGAAGAACATTGGAGGTTACAGCTGACTTTAGCTGCTAAGTGCTGATCCAGGAAGGATGCTGTAGTAGTCCTTAACGCTCAGCTCATTAGTTCCTGGAGGAGACCTCTGAatttagaaatgaaagcaaatttaCAACTCGGGGTCGTTAACGATTATCCTCATACCACTTCTTCAGGGAGATCTTTTCTGACCAACCTACATTATCAACCCATTTGAGTTTCCTTTTAGTATTGTTGTTCTCGAGTGCATACAGAGAATTGCGTCAGTCTTACCCAGTGGGTTCACAGCACTTTGCAATCATTTGTTGGTCCAAGAAAGgactctctcctctttcctggtCTGTATTTCCACTCCCTCCTTTCCTTACAATTCCATTCTAATGTGTCTGATGTAACTTTAACTATGAGGCTGGCCTGTAAGGATATTCAGAATTgtttttcatgtgtattttaaaattttaataaatgtcattGTACATTGAACCAAATTCTGCTTCTTTTGTCACTTAACACTATGCTTTCGAGCTCAGCTTCAGTGTTGTTTGCAAGGGAAAGCAGGTCAGGGAGGGTAAGTGGCTCTGTGTAAAACTGCTAGATATAAAACTAGAACTAAGATCAATGGAAACTTAACCCAGGACCATTTACCAATTTGTCACTTAGAATTTTTCAAATCTTCAAATCTATGACAGATATCATTGTGTCTCTGTCCATTCTGGCTGCTgtagcaaaataccacagactggatggcttataaacaacagaaatttatctctcacagttctggaggctaggaagtccaagatgaaggcaTCAGCATGGCTGTGTTCTGGTGAAGACTGTCTTCCTGGAGAAGGTGGTAccttcttcctgtgtcctcatgtggtagGAGGGGCTTGGGGTCTCTATGGAGCCTCCTTTATAAGAGCTAAccccattcatgagagagggcTCCAACCCGCTGACCCAAGCACTTCTTAAAAGCACCTCCTGCTGATAATATCACCTTTAGGGGTcaggatttcaacacatgaatttgcgGGGAGGGGCCCAAACACTCAGACTGTGTACTCAGTGAATAAGAATTATACTTTTTCTTACCAATGAGGACAGATTACATAATTTTTGAGTGTTAAATTACATTGAAGAACATAAGCAGAGTAGACACTATGAAGAAATATATAGCTCAAACTAATCCCTATCAACATTAGTAAGGTGCTCCGAAAGTAGAAAATCATAATGGACAATGTAGTGGCCATGTTTCATGTAAAAACCCCCAAAGAAGGTTTAAGCTAACCAGGTATTCCCAGTCACCATGTTGTTGTAGCTACTGGAATGGTAGATATAGTGCCAATGATGCTGATGATAATATTAATCTTTGAGCCATGGGTTAGTATTATTTTACTTCACACCAACAAAACTAATGAAATCATTACCTTAGCCAACAGAGGGGTGAGCTCTTTAAGTAAAAGTGCAAAGGGAAAGGTccaaaaataaaggaattctTGGAGAAAACCCATAGTGAGTGAAAAGTAGGATGGGAGTTAATTTCACATCAAATGTATACCTAGTCTGTATTTCTTttcaaccccctccccccatcactCCTTCACTTCACTCCAGATGGAATGTATAGAATGAACTTGCTAAGGACAAGAGTACcgttgaattatttcattttgggaTGGATGGTTCTGACTTGATAACAAAGGGAAGTAAAAACCTTGGGTTTCTGAAAACTTGGCTTGGAGAAACCAGCACAGTGTCAGCAAAACAATGGTCAAGAAATCTTTGTGGaatgaatatttatgtctctTGGAACTCCCTCTTTGGCTTGCCTTTTTTGGGTTACATGTCTTCTGTTTGGCTGGCCTGGTAGGATGGATGTCAGGCTTCTTTCCACAATGGGTGTGCCTTTGCTAAATGGAACTGGAGTGGGGCTCAGGAGAGAAGAGGATACTTTGAACTATTTACTGAGGTCAAAAGGCCTCCTCTCAAATCCATGTGATCTGGCATAATTTACTATGTATGGGTTTCTTAAAGGTGGAGGTTGGTTTATagttttttttgctgttgttttccaGAAGATTTTGTGATTCAGGCAAAGGCTGACTGTTACttcatcaatggaacagagaagGTGCAGTTTGTAGTGAGATTCATTTTTAACCTGGAGGAGTATGCACGTTTTGACAGCCACGTGGGAATGTTTGTGGCATTGACAGAGCTGGGGAAGCCTGATGCTGAGCTCTGGAACAGTCAGCCGGGTATATTGGAGAGGAGTAGAGCTTCTGTGGATTTACTCTGCAGGCATAACTACGAGCTCGGTGCACCCTTCACTGTGGGGAGAAAAGGTGAGGTGGAAGGTGAAGTCTGGTGGGGTTCAGGAATCTCCCACACATGAACCTGATCATGGGCTTTACTTCCTGTGATAGGCAATTTCCAGCTTCAGAATAAATGACTTATGAGCAGGGGATTCTGGGCATATGTTCTGTCCCCAGTTGCGATTCACTCATTATCCTCACAAGTCAGGTTACTTTGGTCTTGGTCCCAGACCCCCAAAGTTCTCAAGAATGTTAAGGACCAGTGGGGTCTCAGATAGAAGGGGTAATTGTGGGAGTATCTGATAAGGCCTAACTCCTCCTTGAGGTCCTGACATACCCAGTTTCTGACTCTTGGGGGCAGacatttccttaccttttccagTTTCTACTTGGGTGGTGTGAGAAGGAGATTAGGGGCAGAGGTAGTCTCTCAAAGAACTCCTGTCCTGGCATGGTGGTTTTCCTTCAcagtgtctcattttttttctcctttcccagtaCAACCAGAGGTGACAGTGTATCCAGAGAGGACCCCATCCATGCAGCACCACAATCTGCTGCTCTGCTCTGTGACAGGTTTCTATCCAGGAGACATCAAGATCAAGTGGTTCCGGaatgggcaggaggagagagttGGGGTCATGTCCACTGGCCTTATCAGGAATGGAGACTGGACCTTTCAGACAATGGTGATGCTGGAAATGACTCCTGAACTTGGAGATGTCTACACCTGCCTTGTTAATCATCCCAGCTTGCTGAGCCCTGTTTCTGTGGAGTGGAGTGAGAATCAGATTCTTGTACTCTCTGGGTTTGACTCAGAGTAATGATGACTTAGCACAGGGCCTTGTGTGACCTCTGCATTCATCTTGGTCCCAACACTTTTGCTTCTTTCCCCTGATTTGAGGGAGTCATGGAAATTGGGGTCTTTGGGTTAGGGGAGGAGAAGACATGGTGGATAGCTATCCTTGTATCTTCCAAGAAAGAAGGAGATCTAACCACCTCATCACTTATTTCCAGCTGTGAGAAGTAGTATCCTCTAATACTTTGTCTTAGTATGTTAGGGGCCATTCTTGTGGGCTGCAAGATTCAGTAACAGAAATTCCATGGGGGCAAACCTTGGCTTCAAAGAACCATTTCTAAATGTATTTCTTCTCTAGATAGCATTTGATTTTGTGTCCAGTACAGGCTCTGGGATTCCAGGAAGGCACATCAAATATTGGGAGCTTTTTTACTAATTTTAAGACCTGTTTCCCACAGGAGCTCAGTCCACATATTCTTGGAGAAAGATGCTCAGTGGAATTGCAGCCTTCCTGCTTGGGTTGATCTTCCTTCTGGTGGGGACTGTCATCTGCCTCAGGGCTCAGAAAGGTACCTGAGCCTCTCAGGAGTATCCTGCCCCTTGCCCTGTGGCTTCTCCCACTCCCACTTCCCCTAACTTCAAAGATATGAGACAGGGAAAGCTGATTGTACTTCTCAGGGATCACCAGGATAGTCTTTTCTGAAGCCAGAGATATTTCAGGGGGTCTGCAGAAATGGCATTCTGATATTTCAGGTCATCACCCTCCCTTCAGGATAATCACAACATTTGGTTCTAACAAGGgcattctgtttctttcctctcattCTAGGATATGTGGAGACTCAGTTTTCTGGTGATGAGGTaatgtctttttccttctctttggatgGCTGATTGTTCTCCCAGTGCTTTAGCCAGAGGGAGATGTCTTGGGGGTAGGATGTGAGGGCGGCCGTGGCTGGGTGTCACTGGGTGCTGAGTCTCTGGAATGGGAGAGTGCGGGCCCTCCTGAGACTCTGATCACTGTCCCTGCAGATCTCAAGAGCAGTTCCTTCACCATAGCCATGCTAGGTTCCCAACCAAAGCTTCCTGCCCCGGAGCCTGAAGTAGTACTGAGAGGCTTAAGCCCTGGACTACATAAGGGGCACTCATGAGGTCAAGGTTCTGGAGCAGCTTGCACGAGGCCTTGGAGAGTCCTGACCAGATTCTGGAGTTCTGTGTTCTGAGATtatgcttctctcttctctcactcttCTGTCCTTCTTCCTCTTACTTGTGTCATTAATCTCTGTTTCCAAGGACAGCATGCAGAAATTCCCCCCAGAGCTGGCTCCTGAGAGCCCCAAACTGCATAGTTCCTGTGGTCCAACCCTAACCCTGTGAGTTATCTTCACATCTTCCTCTTTCCACTCTAGAAGACAAATGCTCAGAGGCACTGTTTCctattgactgttttttttttttttttttttttttttttttttttgttaaattttttttttaatttttatttatttatgatagtcacacagagagaaagagagagaggcagagacacaggcagagggagaagcaggctccatgcaccgggagcccgatgtgggattcgatcccgggtctccaggatcgcgccctgggccaaaggcaggcgccaaaccgctgtgccacccagggatcccttgactgttttttttaatgaatttttttattgttaataaaaCGGAAATGAAGATAACCACACAAAATGTAGAATTTAATGAATTATTGAAGGGAAAAACCCTGAAATCACCactcagatcaagaaatagaacttaCCAGCCCTGCAAGAGTCTGCATGTGCCTCAGACCCATCAAacccctcaccctcctctcaAAAGCAATCCTATTCTGACTGTCAGACTAAccacttgtatttttttattccctaTTCACTCAGGTATGAATTCATGATAGCATAGCTTAGTTGTCTTTTATGTTTCATACTTTACAGGTTTCTCCTGCATCCCTTTCCGCCTGGGatgattaatattttgaaaagcctGGAGCATTTGACCTGCAGAGTTTCCCACAGTCTGGATTTTACCAATTGCACGCACCTGGTGCAGTTTAGCATGTCCTTCCATTCTCTGCATTTTCTGCAAGTTGGCAACTGGATGCAGAGGCTGGATACAGTTAGATTTAATCTCTTTGGCAAGTCTGCAGGTGGCAGTGTGTTTTTTCATCATGAGGTACACACTGTCCAGTTGTGTCTTTTTTAATGCTACCATCACTGTTAGTGCTCCTTGCCTAGACCCTTTCCTTCACTGGGTCTGCAGAATGAGGATATCCTCATTCTGtcattccttcttcatttgtATGCTTTATTGCTTCTGTAAGGAGACACTTCCCTTCATTTACTGGTGGGTTGCCCAGTGATACAGTGGAAAGAAAAGATCAGTGTTTAactttttccctttattcattttcaagTTAATGAATTTGGTTCCTACTGTTATCCTAAGGCGAGCAGctaggttttactttttatttttattttttgtatcattATAAATTCAAAGATTTGAATGTATTTGATGGCTTTTAGCTCAGGGTAGTTTTTAGCAATGAGTTTAATAGTATCATCTTAGGTGCACGGAAACTTCTTCAAGTGGCTCCCAAGTCCTTTTGACACAAATCTTTGgtagtttctttgttttctgttataTGACAAGATGTTCcaggtttattctgtatgtttccTGCCCAGAACTACAATCAGCCATTGTTTTAAAAAGCCCTGGCTTATTTTAATAGGAAATGTCACTAAAACCATAAAGACATCACTATATCAAGTCtttctggtggaaatgtaaatgtttatgtacaatattcatatttatagaagtataaagtttatatatgtataaataaaaaatcaatctcTTCTGTATTACATTTgtgtctcctt
The Canis aureus isolate CA01 chromosome 7, VMU_Caureus_v.1.0, whole genome shotgun sequence genome window above contains:
- the LOC144317717 gene encoding HLA class II histocompatibility antigen, DO beta chain isoform X1 gives rise to the protein MGSGWVPWMLALLVNVTGLDSSMTQGRDSPEDFVIQAKADCYFINGTEKVQFVVRFIFNLEEYARFDSHVGMFVALTELGKPDAELWNSQPGILERSRASVDLLCRHNYELGAPFTVGRKVQPEVTVYPERTPSMQHHNLLLCSVTGFYPGDIKIKWFRNGQEERVGVMSTGLIRNGDWTFQTMVMLEMTPELGDVYTCLVNHPSLLSPVSVEWRAQSTYSWRKMLSGIAAFLLGLIFLLVGTVICLRAQKGYVETQFSGDEVSPASLSAWDD
- the LOC144317717 gene encoding HLA class II histocompatibility antigen, DO beta chain isoform X4; this encodes MGSGWVPWMLALLVNVTGLDSSMTQGRDSPEDFVIQAKADCYFINGTEKVQFVVRFIFNLEEYARFDSHVGMFVALTELGKPDAELWNSQPGILERSRASVDLLCRHNYELGAPFTVGRKVQPEVTVYPERTPSMQHHNLLLCSVTGFYPGDIKIKWFRNGQEERVGVMSTGLIRNGDWTFQTMVMLEMTPELGDVYTCLVNHPSLLSPVSVEWRYVETQFSGDEVSPASLSAWDD
- the LOC144317717 gene encoding HLA class II histocompatibility antigen, DO beta chain isoform X3 — encoded protein: MGSGWVPWMLALLVNVTGLDSSMTQGRDSPEDFVIQAKADCYFINGTEKVQFVVRFIFNLEEYARFDSHVGMFVALTELGKPDAELWNSQPGILERSRASVDLLCRHNYELGAPFTVGRKGFYPGDIKIKWFRNGQEERVGVMSTGLIRNGDWTFQTMVMLEMTPELGDVYTCLVNHPSLLSPVSVEWRAQSTYSWRKMLSGIAAFLLGLIFLLVGTVICLRAQKGYVETQFSGDEVSPASLSAWDD
- the LOC144317717 gene encoding HLA class II histocompatibility antigen, DO beta chain isoform X2 encodes the protein MGSGWVPWMLALLVNVTGLDSSMTQGRDSPEDFVIQAKADCYFINGTEKVQFVVRFIFNLEEYARFDSHVGMFVALTELGKPDAELWNSQPGILERSRASVDLLCRHNYELGAPFTVGRKVQPEVTVYPERTPSMQHHNLLLCSVTGFYPGDIKIKWFRNGQEERVGVMSTGLIRNGDWTFQTMVMLEMTPELGDVYTCLVNHPSLLSPVSVEWRAQSTYSWRKMLSGIAAFLLGLIFLLVGTVICLRAQKGYVETQFSGDEISRAVPSP
- the LOC144317717 gene encoding HLA class II histocompatibility antigen, DO beta chain isoform X5; translation: MGSGWVPWMLALLVNVTGLDSSMTQGRDSPEDFVIQAKADCYFINGTEKVQFVVRFIFNLEEYARFDSHVGMFVALTELGKPDAELWNSQPGILERSRASVDLLCRHNYELGAPFTVGRKVQPEVTVYPERTPSMQHHNLLLCSVTGFYPGDIKIKWFRNGQEERVGVMSTGLIRNGDWTFQTMVMLEMTPELGDVYTCLVNHPSLLSPVSVEWRYVETQFSGDEISRAVPSP